In Pelmatolapia mariae isolate MD_Pm_ZW linkage group LG2, Pm_UMD_F_2, whole genome shotgun sequence, one DNA window encodes the following:
- the LOC134637579 gene encoding m7GpppX diphosphatase-like, with the protein MADTSAKRLIDSDKTGEPAPDIKRGKTDNENGREDGNESVQENVLSGFKTSSVLSDSAREKNIFIHGKVADQDAVVILEKTPIREDSLAELFSGSTLKLEMKNDIYSTYRLQAPPHLNEIKTTVVCPATEKHIKKYQRKESFLVEETEEDYKNITLPHILKQSFSVQWVYNILEKKAEAERIVYEDPDPDVGFVLLPDFKWDQKQVDDLYLIAIAHQRDIKSLRDLTSEHVPLLQNIFQKGKEAILQRYNLPASKLRVYLHYQPSYYHLHVHFTKLGYDVPGCGVERAHLIADVIQNLQSDPQYYKTRTLYFPLRADDGLLSKFKEAGRL; encoded by the exons ATGGCGGACACGAGCGCCAAACGTCTAATCGACAGCGATAAAACTGGTGAACCAGCTCCAGACATCAAGAGGGGGAAAACTGACAATGAGAATGGGCGAGAAGATGGAAATGAGTCGGTCCAGGAAAATGTCCTGTCTGGGTTCAAAACCTCAAGCGTGTTGAGTGACTCCGCCCGAGAGAAAAACATCTTTATCCACGGAAAG GTTGCAGATCAGGATGCTGTGGTTATCCTTGAAAAGACCCCGATCAGAGAAGACTCACTGGCTGAGCTCTTTAGTGGTTCCACACTCAAACTGGAGATGAAAAACGACATCTACAGCACATATCGGCTCCAGGCTCCCCCTCATCTCAATG AGATTAAGACCACAGTGGTGTGTCCAGCCACTGAGAAGCATATAAAGAAATACCAGCGTAAGGAGAGTTTCCTGGTTGAGGAAACGGAGGAAGACTATAAGAATATTACTCTACCCCACATTCTGAAGCAGAGTTTTAGCGTGCAG TGGGTTTACaacatcttggagaagaagGCAGAGGCTGAACGGATCGTTTATGAAGATCCAGATCCTGACGTCGGCTTTGTCCTCCTTCCGGATTTCAAGTGGGACCAAAAACAG GTGGATGATTTGTACCTCATTGCAATAGCACATCAGAGAGACATCAAGAGCCTTCGAGATCTGACATCAGAGCATGTCCCGCTGCTGCAGAACATCTTCCAGAAAGGAAAG GAAGCCATCCTCCAGCGCTACAACCTTCCAGCCAGTAAGCTGAGAGTCTACCTGCACTACCAGCCCTCCTATTACCACCTGCACGTCCACTTCACCAAGCTGGGCTATGACGTGCCGGGCTGCGGTGTGGAGCGAGCCCATCTCATCGCTGATGTCATCCAGAACCTCCAGTCAGACCCCCAGTATTACAAAACCCGGACACTCTACTTCCCCCTGAGGGCAGATGATGGACTGCTCAGTAAGTTCAAGGAGGCAGGGAGGCTGTAA